One part of the Vogesella sp. LIG4 genome encodes these proteins:
- the folE gene encoding GTP cyclohydrolase I — protein MSQQSSKQQPDYRVPVSTRIRERLKGAQRRFHANDNIADFIEPGELDELLDEVEGKMREVLQSLVIDTDSDHNTQDTARRVAKMYLNEVFRGRYVAQPAVTEFPNAERLNELMIVGPITVRSACSHHLCPIIGRLWIGVMPNEHSNLIGLSKYARIAEWVMNRPQIQEEAVIQLANTLQEKMSPDGLAIVMEADHFCMHWRGVKDSNSQMVNSVMRGVFLTNPDLRREFLSLLPKK, from the coding sequence GTGAGCCAACAGAGTTCCAAACAGCAACCCGACTACCGGGTGCCGGTATCCACCCGCATCCGCGAGCGACTGAAAGGCGCACAACGCCGTTTTCACGCCAACGACAATATTGCCGACTTCATCGAGCCGGGCGAACTGGACGAGCTGCTGGACGAGGTCGAGGGCAAGATGCGCGAGGTGCTGCAAAGCCTGGTGATCGACACCGACAGCGATCACAACACCCAGGACACTGCGCGCCGCGTAGCCAAGATGTACCTGAACGAAGTGTTCCGCGGCCGCTACGTAGCACAGCCGGCGGTAACCGAGTTCCCCAATGCCGAGCGCCTGAACGAGCTGATGATCGTCGGCCCCATCACCGTGCGCAGCGCCTGCTCGCACCACCTGTGCCCCATCATCGGCCGGCTGTGGATCGGCGTGATGCCCAACGAACACTCCAACCTGATCGGCCTGTCCAAGTACGCACGCATCGCCGAGTGGGTCATGAACCGGCCGCAGATCCAGGAAGAAGCGGTGATCCAGCTGGCCAATACGCTGCAGGAAAAGATGAGCCCGGATGGCCTCGCCATCGTGATGGAGGCCGATCATTTCTGCATGCACTGGCGCGGCGTCAAGGACAGCAACTCGCAGATGGTGAACAGTGTGATGCGCGGCGTATTCCTGACCAACCCGGACCTGCGCCGCGAGTTCCTGTCCCTGCTGCCGAAAAAGTAA
- a CDS encoding BLUF domain-containing protein: MLVRLLYASRSTQPRGQELLEAILNQSQQYNPAHGITGVLCYSGDIFVQVLEGGRSEVSALYNHIAADTRHQNVELLSFEEITERRFAGWTMGQVNLAKVNPGLLLRYSEKPQLDPFSMGGSSALALLEELIATASIVGRSSH, encoded by the coding sequence ATGCTCGTTCGTCTACTCTATGCCAGCCGCAGTACCCAACCTCGCGGCCAGGAGCTGCTGGAGGCCATCCTCAACCAGTCGCAACAGTACAACCCCGCGCATGGCATCACCGGCGTGCTGTGCTACAGCGGCGACATCTTCGTGCAGGTGCTGGAAGGCGGCCGCAGCGAAGTCTCGGCGCTGTACAACCACATTGCCGCCGACACCCGGCACCAGAACGTGGAGCTGCTGAGTTTCGAGGAGATTACCGAACGCCGCTTTGCCGGCTGGACCATGGGCCAGGTCAACCTGGCCAAGGTCAACCCCGGCCTGCTGCTGCGCTACTCGGAAAAGCCGCAGCTGGACCCGTTCAGCATGGGCGGCAGCAGTGCGCTGGCGCTGCTGGAGGAGCTGATCGCCACCGCCTCCATCGTTGGCCGCAGCAGCCACTAG
- a CDS encoding alpha/beta hydrolase yields MRRYLLLMCLLAAAPAHAGWLTERLAARLEAQMQEQDAVPWRLRQPGIATQAGLAYGADARQQMDAYWPQAGVQGMPVIVMVHGGAWRTGSRQSAAVVAAKVGRWVPQHMVLVSLDYRLLPQAAPLQQAQDVAAALAWVQQQAPRWGGDGRKVVLMGHSAGAHLVALLTASRPLQQAAGLQPWLGTVALDSAAYDVPALMQRRHFRFYDQAFGADPAGWPAVSPLAQLQQPMPPLLAVCSQQRPDKPCDEASRFVARARQLGGRAELLPVARSHRDINATLGSDDGYTRAVEAFMAGLDPALASRLRP; encoded by the coding sequence ATGCGCCGTTACCTGCTTTTGATGTGCTTGCTTGCCGCTGCCCCTGCGCACGCCGGCTGGCTGACGGAAAGGTTGGCCGCACGGCTGGAAGCGCAGATGCAGGAGCAGGACGCGGTGCCGTGGCGGCTGCGCCAGCCAGGCATCGCCACGCAGGCCGGGCTGGCCTACGGCGCCGATGCGCGCCAGCAGATGGATGCGTACTGGCCGCAGGCCGGCGTGCAGGGCATGCCGGTGATCGTCATGGTGCACGGCGGTGCGTGGCGTACCGGCAGCCGGCAGTCGGCAGCGGTGGTGGCCGCCAAGGTTGGCCGCTGGGTGCCGCAGCACATGGTGCTGGTGTCGCTGGATTACCGGCTGCTGCCGCAGGCGGCACCGCTGCAGCAGGCGCAGGACGTGGCGGCGGCACTGGCCTGGGTGCAGCAACAGGCGCCGCGCTGGGGTGGTGACGGCCGCAAGGTGGTGTTGATGGGACATTCCGCCGGCGCCCACCTGGTGGCGCTGCTCACGGCGTCGCGCCCGCTGCAGCAGGCGGCAGGGCTGCAGCCGTGGCTGGGCACGGTGGCGCTGGACAGCGCCGCCTACGATGTGCCGGCACTGATGCAGCGGCGGCATTTCCGTTTCTACGATCAGGCTTTCGGTGCCGACCCGGCGGGCTGGCCGGCGGTGTCGCCGCTGGCGCAGCTGCAGCAGCCGATGCCGCCACTGCTGGCGGTGTGCTCGCAACAGCGGCCGGACAAACCCTGTGACGAGGCATCGCGCTTCGTGGCCCGTGCTCGCCAGCTGGGTGGCCGGGCAGAGCTGTTGCCGGTGGCCCGTTCACACCGCGACATCAATGCCACGCTGGGCAGCGACGATGGCTACACCCGCGCGGTGGAGGCCTTCATGGCCGGGCTGGACCCGGCGCTGGCCAGCCGCTTGCGCCCCTGA